From a single Coturnix japonica isolate 7356 chromosome 25, Coturnix japonica 2.1, whole genome shotgun sequence genomic region:
- the S100A10 gene encoding protein S100-A10 — translation MPSQMEHAMETLMFTFHKYAGDKNYLSKEDLRALMEKEFPGFLENQRDPMALDKIMKDLDQCRDGKVGFQSFFSLVAGLTIACNDYFVVHMKQKGRK, via the exons ATGCCATCCCAAATGGAGCACGCCATGGAGACGCTGATGTTCACCTTCCACAAATATGCGGGTGACAAGAACTACCTGAGCAAGGAGGACCTGCGTGCCCTGATGGAGAAGGAGTTCCCCGGATTCCTGGAG AACCAGCGTGACCCCATGGCTCTGGATAAGATCATGAAGGACCTGGACCAGTGCCGGGATGGCAAAGTGGGATTCCAGAGCTTCTTCTCACTGGTGGCTGGACTGACCATCGCCTGCAACGACTACTTCGTGGTGCACATGAAGCAGAAGGGGAGGAAGTGA